CGCGCTTCTCATCGTAATTGAGCACCTTAACTTCTACTTCTTCGCCAATGGACAAGACTTCTGATGGATGTCCAACCCTGCCCCAGGCGATATCCGTAATATGCAACAACCCGTCTAAGCCGCCCAGATCGATAAACGCGCCAAAATCGGTGATATTTTTGACCGATCCCTGACGCAATTGCCCCACTTCCAATGTGGCGAGAATCTGTTTGCGCAGCCTGGAACGTTCTTCTTCGAGAACGACGCGACGAGAAATGACAATATTTCGCCGATTCTTGTTGAGCTTTATAATCCGGAACGGGTACACATTGCCGAGAAATTGATCAAAATTTTTGACCTGCTTGATATCAATTTGAGAGCCAGGCAAGAAAGCATCGACGCCGAAAAGATCGACCACAATGCCACCTTTGATTCGCCGCATCAAACGACCCTCAACAATCTGATCGCTATCATACGCATCCTTAATGCGATCCCACACCCGCATAAAGTCAGCTTTGGTCTTGGACAGCACCACCTGGCCTTCTTGATCCTCAATGCTCTCTAAAAAAACCTCAATTTCATCGCCTTCCTCTATAGCTGGCGGGTCGCCAAACTCTGAGAGGGGAATCGCGCCTTCAGACTTGAAACCGATATCTACCACCACGATTCCGTCGTGGATAGACCTCACAGTACCCACAACAATCTCGCCCTGCTTAATGGTCTCTAACGTCTCCTCGTAGAGTTCCATCATTTCATTAAATTCTGACTCGCTATATTCGCTTTCATCCAGCGCAGCCAGAGCTTCTTCAGGAGTAGGTTTAAGGGTATTAACGGACATACGAGAAATTTCCTTTCGCGCTAAAAAATCGCGCAAAACAACAAAAAAAGAACGACGAATAACGTCGATCAAAACGTGCCGACACCTTATCGTTAACCATTGTGGGAAGCGGGAGCGACCGTGCCAGCTTTCCGCCGCATCCGCTTCAGAACAGCGAGATGACGCATCACTTCTCGAGTGACAAAATTGTAGGCGTCGCGACGCCTATCGGGCAATTGTTCTGGACAACCCAAAATAGGCTTGCCAAACCGCACCTGCAACCGATCCAGCCCAACCATTGTTTTCCAGATATTGACTGTGCCCGAAATATATACGGGTATCACAGGTGCCTGAGTGCGATAAACCAGCATGCCAACCCCTGATCGGGGGCGCAAAAAACCGGGACGCTTGTTGCGCGTGCCTTCCGGAAAAATGAGTACGGGATTACCGCCCTGCAAAGTTTTTGTCCAGGCCAAAAATGCGCTGCGATCTCCACGGCTTCTATCAACGGGCATCGCGTGCAACCTGTGAATCAGCTTTCCCAGTAGCGGAATAGGAAAGAGTTCAGCCTTAGCAAGATACCAAAGTTCGCGTCCTGTCGCAACTCCAATAATAACGGGATCGACGTAAGAACAATGGTTAGAAGCCAAAATTAATGCCCCCGACCGGGGTATGTGACGCCGCCCTTCGACCCGTAACCGAAAGAGCATAACGGCCAGCCCGTAGGCCAGCCACCAGCAAAAGCGATAAAAAGTCATCGATATCATCCACTTATCATTCACGCCCTATTGTGCTGGTGGGCAAGTGCAACAATCCGATCCACTTGTTCTGCGATTGACAATTCTGTGGTATCTATGCACACGGCATCAGGCGCAGGCCACGCGCCGCGTTGCAACTGCGTTTGTCGGTCGCGGATATCCCGAATGCGAATTTCGTCCAACAGCGACTTAAACACAGCAGATTCACCCCTTTTTTTTAAGTCTCTGAGTCGTCGCCGTGCGCGTTCGGCGGGATCGGCAACGAGAAAAATTTTCAATTCCGCATCTGGAAAAATAGCAGTACCAGTATCTCGACCTTCTAAAACAATACCCCCATCTCGTCCCATGGTCTGCTGTAATGCAACGAGCACATCGCGCACCCCTGGATGGACAGCTACGCGAGACGCAGCCTGCGAAATTTCAGATGAGCGAATTGCATCGGATATATTTTCGCCATTAAGCAGGGTTTGCAACTTCCCATCTCGCGTTTCAAATGCGATATCGAGCGCGCTACACAATGCGGTTACGCTATCGGCATCATCGGGATCGACACCCTGTTGCAGAGCCGCCAGTCCCACGGCGCGATACATGGCCCCGGTATCCAGATACAGGTACCCCATTTGATCTGCTACAAGCCGTGCAGTTGTACTCTTGCCGGCACCTGCCGGGCCATCAATCGCAATAACAATGCCATTTTCGCGCATACATTACTCATTGTTCATGGTTCAGCCCGACCATTTCCCGAAGCCTCTTTACTTCTGCTTGTGTCAGATGCCGCCATTGGCCTGGCTCGAGGTGTCGCGTTGTGAGACTGGCAAAATGCGTGCGTGTCAAAGATTGCACCCGATGTCCTGCTGCCTCGCACATCCGCTTCACCTGTCTTTTCCGTCCCTCTTGAAGCACCAATTCTAATTCTGTATCCCCACCTTTTGCGCGCATCACGCGAATATGTGCGGGAGCCGAAATCCCATCATTGAGCTTTATTCCCTCTCTCAATGCTGTCAATACCGCCTCGCCGGGATGCCCGTGCACCCATGCGCGATAAACTTTTTTTACGCCATATCGCGGATGAGTCAATCGAAATGCCAGATCGCCGTCATTCATTAACAACAAAACCCCTC
This DNA window, taken from Gemmatimonadota bacterium, encodes the following:
- a CDS encoding lysophospholipid acyltransferase family protein; the protein is MTFYRFCWWLAYGLAVMLFRLRVEGRRHIPRSGALILASNHCSYVDPVIIGVATGRELWYLAKAELFPIPLLGKLIHRLHAMPVDRSRGDRSAFLAWTKTLQGGNPVLIFPEGTRNKRPGFLRPRSGVGMLVYRTQAPVIPVYISGTVNIWKTMVGLDRLQVRFGKPILGCPEQLPDRRRDAYNFVTREVMRHLAVLKRMRRKAGTVAPASHNG
- the cmk gene encoding (d)CMP kinase, with the protein product MRENGIVIAIDGPAGAGKSTTARLVADQMGYLYLDTGAMYRAVGLAALQQGVDPDDADSVTALCSALDIAFETRDGKLQTLLNGENISDAIRSSEISQAASRVAVHPGVRDVLVALQQTMGRDGGIVLEGRDTGTAIFPDAELKIFLVADPAERARRRLRDLKKRGESAVFKSLLDEIRIRDIRDRQTQLQRGAWPAPDAVCIDTTELSIAEQVDRIVALAHQHNRA
- a CDS encoding pseudouridine synthase, giving the protein MTERLNRFLARAGVASRRASDRLIQAGSVKINGAVVTHPGTRLNPHSDRVCVNGRAIQSVDRQTYILLHKPPGYLVSARDPHHAQTIYKLLRGIDDRVFPVGRLDLDTRGVLLLMNDGDLAFRLTHPRYGVKKVYRAWVHGHPGEAVLTALREGIKLNDGISAPAHIRVMRAKGGDTELELVLQEGRKRQVKRMCEAAGHRVQSLTRTHFASLTTRHLEPGQWRHLTQAEVKRLREMVGLNHEQ